From one Macaca nemestrina isolate mMacNem1 chromosome 5, mMacNem.hap1, whole genome shotgun sequence genomic stretch:
- the LOC139363215 gene encoding uncharacterized protein: protein MHQTFAGRPCLEPGNKPRNSAKKSPGLPVLPRTPHPDLILPQLLPAGLRPPDLQTPHPPAGLCSTPVFVPCFQSRRASGSLSLTSLSDSGASPHSTLSNTVWNLRLGPNPVS from the exons ATGCATCAGACGTTTGCAGGACGTCCTTGTTTAGAGCCGGGAAATAAACCACGAAACAGCGCCAAGAAGAGTCCAGGCCTGCCCGTGCTTCCGCGAACTCCTCACCCCGACCTCATCCTTCCCCAGCTCCTACCTGCAGGCCTCAG GCCTCCTGACCTCCAGACTCCTCACCCTCCGGCCGGCCTCTGCTCTACACCCGTCTTTGTGCCCTGCTTCCAATCACGCCGGGCCTCGGGGTCCCTGTCTCTAACTTCACTGTCAGACTCAGGTGCTTCTCCACACTCCACCCTCTCCAACACTGTTTGGAATCTCAGGCTTGGTCCCAATCCTGTGAGCTAA